One window of the Pedobacter ginsengisoli genome contains the following:
- a CDS encoding aminotransferase class I/II-fold pyridoxal phosphate-dependent enzyme: MDKNFLQTASFKDFENPAGQHIYQKAKQFGEYIADWDSRGHWNYRQVCLNGSLPEVTLDLPGNPNKTFVATVFNDYLGLSQHPGVIAAAIAGIEKYGVGSTASPAIGGHMDFHRDIEEKIAGFFNRKAAMLFTTGYTANSATMQALFKKEDLALVDAGVHSSMIEGVKYTTNVKTFLHNNLEHLERLLKTNKDKYRSIIVVVDGVYSQPADLAPLGDIVKLCKQYGAFLAMDDAHGIGVIGESGRGVIELHDAYKDVDIITGTFSKTFGHLGGYVVAEPEIIEYLKFQAAQHIFSVAPTPASVCVMKSIDLVDEEPWRKLKLWENINYLKKGLHDLRLNTENSASAIVPVIIGRPGQNAEVCKWLLEAGIYTNQIGYPAVNLKSARIRMSITAAHTLDHMDRILNAWEWVKTKENIKNFE; this comes from the coding sequence ATGGACAAAAACTTTTTACAAACAGCATCATTTAAAGATTTTGAGAATCCGGCAGGCCAGCACATTTACCAGAAAGCAAAACAATTTGGTGAATACATTGCTGACTGGGACAGTCGCGGACACTGGAACTACAGACAGGTATGTTTGAACGGGTCGTTACCCGAAGTAACATTGGACTTGCCAGGGAATCCCAACAAGACATTTGTAGCCACAGTGTTTAACGACTACTTAGGATTGAGTCAGCACCCCGGGGTAATTGCTGCGGCCATAGCCGGCATAGAAAAATACGGTGTAGGATCAACAGCCAGCCCAGCCATAGGCGGGCACATGGACTTTCACAGGGACATTGAAGAAAAGATTGCCGGATTTTTTAACAGAAAAGCAGCCATGCTTTTTACAACAGGCTATACCGCCAATAGTGCTACCATGCAGGCTTTGTTTAAAAAAGAAGACCTGGCGCTTGTGGATGCCGGAGTGCACTCCAGCATGATAGAAGGTGTAAAGTACACTACTAATGTGAAGACCTTTTTGCACAATAACCTGGAGCACCTGGAAAGGTTGCTGAAAACAAACAAAGACAAGTACAGGAGTATAATAGTTGTTGTAGATGGAGTTTACAGTCAGCCGGCAGACCTGGCACCTTTAGGGGATATTGTAAAACTATGCAAGCAATATGGTGCTTTTTTGGCCATGGATGATGCCCATGGAATAGGTGTAATAGGTGAAAGCGGCAGAGGAGTGATAGAGCTGCATGATGCCTATAAAGATGTAGACATTATTACGGGAACATTTAGCAAAACCTTTGGCCATTTAGGTGGCTATGTGGTAGCGGAACCAGAGATAATTGAATATTTGAAGTTTCAGGCGGCACAGCATATCTTTTCAGTTGCACCAACACCGGCATCGGTATGTGTGATGAAAAGCATAGACCTTGTTGATGAAGAACCGTGGCGGAAGCTGAAGCTTTGGGAAAACATTAATTACCTGAAAAAGGGACTGCATGACCTGCGGCTGAATACAGAAAATAGTGCAAGCGCGATAGTACCTGTGATTATTGGCAGGCCTGGCCAGAATGCGGAAGTATGTAAATGGCTGCTGGAGGCAGGTATATATACCAACCAGATCGGTTATCCTGCGGTAAACCTGAAAAGTGCAAGGATAAGGATGAGCATTACCGCTGCGCATACCCTGGATCACATGGACAGGATACTAAATGCCTGGGAGTGGGTGAAAACTAAAGAGAATATTAAAAATTTTGAATAG
- a CDS encoding TetR/AcrR family transcriptional regulator, whose translation MATPRRRIRIRDKDATMKQFIDAIGDILRAEGYSGLKVNRIARYTGKDKTLIARYFTDLAGLQRAYIMEKDYWIPIFERFVLTDVDGIAEIKETFVTLMQENFDFFSSNSEMQHIILWQISEENDLMTEISNGREEHGDRLFELTDPTFEGSDVNFRAVIGLLLGGIYYMVLHAATNKSKVCGIDLNRESDKLEILKTIEQLITWACERADPNEKLNQSRYMMNYQFELLETFAVQLSAKTDTTETNVPDAMMVNETKKLGRNIPHHVTGLNNDTQVTSYMKMCMTKLAEVSDLLFVPERKYNPDADLVVDLLMSLLKMFGDTVPEGIILPKLFCKREFAGFYDKWQVIKGNLEGSKIDPFIIDIVYLPFWNFSMVEHDVRWCDYKYLKTYASIVELETSTEGLNEAKVLDLMIGIGMNHSRLTVYYTTLMKNTCEGLPELKRSKFLLESQTAVCQVSNRTNLRFDTGKTTIVEELSRWIDMELKRNLSLPDEPEEENPLSLGTNLNAGQLAYWQKLQLDHGIYEEVTTLDQFSDKVSHNFKIRGGARASASSVKSKLYPKIEVNYRPLREKLEKMLDEVKLYGN comes from the coding sequence ATGGCTACACCCAGACGTCGGATCAGGATCAGGGATAAGGATGCCACCATGAAGCAGTTTATAGATGCGATTGGTGATATACTTAGAGCGGAAGGTTATAGCGGTTTAAAAGTAAACAGGATTGCCCGTTATACGGGTAAGGACAAGACTTTGATAGCCCGTTATTTTACTGACCTTGCCGGTCTGCAACGTGCATACATTATGGAGAAGGATTACTGGATCCCGATCTTTGAAAGGTTTGTACTTACCGATGTTGATGGTATAGCGGAGATCAAAGAGACATTTGTGACTCTGATGCAGGAGAATTTTGATTTTTTCAGCAGCAATTCAGAAATGCAGCATATCATCCTGTGGCAGATCAGTGAAGAAAATGACCTGATGACCGAAATTTCGAACGGACGGGAGGAACATGGTGACCGGTTGTTTGAGCTGACAGATCCGACTTTTGAAGGGTCAGACGTGAACTTCAGGGCTGTGATTGGTCTGCTGCTAGGTGGTATTTATTATATGGTTTTGCATGCCGCGACCAATAAAAGCAAGGTATGCGGGATTGACCTGAACAGGGAATCGGATAAGCTTGAGATCTTGAAAACAATTGAACAGTTGATTACCTGGGCTTGTGAACGGGCCGATCCTAACGAAAAATTAAACCAATCCAGATATATGATGAATTACCAGTTTGAGCTGCTGGAGACATTTGCAGTTCAATTATCAGCGAAGACAGATACGACAGAAACTAATGTGCCAGATGCGATGATGGTGAATGAAACCAAGAAATTAGGCAGAAATATTCCACATCATGTGACAGGCCTGAATAACGATACCCAGGTTACAAGCTATATGAAAATGTGTATGACCAAGCTTGCCGAGGTTTCGGATCTGCTGTTTGTTCCGGAGCGTAAGTATAATCCGGATGCCGATCTGGTAGTGGATCTACTGATGTCTTTGCTGAAGATGTTTGGTGATACTGTACCGGAGGGAATTATTTTACCCAAATTGTTTTGTAAACGTGAATTTGCAGGGTTTTATGATAAATGGCAGGTGATAAAGGGAAATCTGGAAGGATCGAAAATCGATCCGTTTATCATTGATATTGTTTATCTGCCTTTCTGGAATTTTAGTATGGTGGAGCATGACGTGAGGTGGTGTGATTATAAGTACCTGAAGACTTATGCATCGATAGTTGAACTGGAAACATCGACGGAAGGATTAAATGAGGCAAAGGTGCTGGATCTGATGATTGGGATTGGCATGAACCATTCACGACTGACGGTATATTATACCACACTGATGAAGAATACGTGTGAAGGGTTGCCGGAGTTGAAACGAAGTAAGTTTTTACTGGAATCGCAGACTGCTGTATGCCAGGTAAGCAACAGGACTAATTTGAGATTTGATACCGGTAAAACCACCATAGTTGAAGAGCTAAGCCGCTGGATTGATATGGAACTGAAAAGAAACTTGTCGTTACCGGACGAGCCCGAAGAGGAGAATCCTTTGAGCCTGGGGACGAACCTGAATGCCGGGCAGCTTGCTTACTGGCAAAAGTTACAGCTGGATCATGGTATTTATGAAGAGGTGACTACGCTGGATCAGTTTTCGGATAAGGTATCGCATAATTTTAAAATACGTGGAGGTGCCAGGGCTTCGGCATCAAGTGTAAAATCGAAGCTGTATCCGAAGATTGAAGTGAACTACCGACCGTTGAGAGAGAAGCTGGAGAAGATGCTGGATGAGGTTAAGTTATATGGTAATTGA
- a CDS encoding YnfA family protein yields the protein MDVLKSLSIFLLAGICEIGGGYLVWLWLKEDKPYWYGIAGALILAFYGVVATWQSANFGRVYATYGGIFIVLSLVWAWKVDGFKPDRYDVIGALVALIGVCIIFYAPRSIQQ from the coding sequence ATGGATGTTCTGAAATCGTTGTCCATATTCCTGCTGGCAGGGATTTGTGAAATTGGTGGTGGTTACCTGGTTTGGCTTTGGCTGAAAGAAGACAAACCTTATTGGTATGGTATAGCGGGTGCACTGATACTGGCCTTTTATGGTGTCGTTGCTACCTGGCAGTCTGCAAATTTCGGACGTGTATATGCAACTTATGGCGGCATTTTTATCGTGCTGTCACTGGTGTGGGCATGGAAGGTAGATGGTTTCAAGCCTGATCGTTATGATGTTATCGGTGCGCTGGTTGCGCTCATAGGTGTCTGTATTATCTTTTACGCTCCACGTTCAATTCAACAATAA
- a CDS encoding zeta toxin family protein encodes MDYSKPTLLVISGPNGAGKSTHIQTMLPDSFEGIFSFDRDRTRVAFELELQTKGVLETDIVPRATRMMEEKLFEEMRKAIKNKEHFVLETPLSHPDYWKYIDMFVSAGYQVQLNYLCLDKVGDCIGRVEQRVLEGGHLVRPDTIKGVYNDNLMHINSQYQSFQRIELYDGMLVPTLLCSLDNNIIEYVSPKALKKAWIKKGLPLLHTQLKNFKVK; translated from the coding sequence ATGGATTACTCTAAGCCCACTCTACTAGTAATTTCTGGTCCTAATGGTGCAGGCAAGTCAACTCATATTCAGACCATGCTACCTGACTCATTTGAGGGAATATTTTCTTTTGATAGAGATCGAACTCGTGTCGCTTTTGAACTAGAGCTTCAGACAAAAGGGGTTCTAGAAACAGATATAGTTCCTCGTGCTACTCGCATGATGGAGGAAAAGCTTTTTGAGGAGATGAGAAAAGCTATAAAAAATAAGGAGCATTTCGTATTAGAGACGCCACTTTCACATCCAGATTATTGGAAGTATATAGATATGTTTGTGTCAGCTGGCTATCAGGTTCAACTGAATTATCTTTGCTTAGATAAGGTAGGGGATTGTATTGGTAGGGTTGAACAAAGAGTTCTTGAAGGTGGGCATCTTGTCAGACCAGATACAATTAAAGGTGTATATAATGATAATCTGATGCATATTAATAGTCAGTATCAAAGTTTTCAAAGGATAGAACTCTATGACGGAATGCTAGTGCCAACATTGCTTTGTAGTTTGGATAATAACATCATTGAATATGTATCTCCTAAAGCACTAAAGAAAGCGTGGATCAAAAAAGGATTACCATTGTTGCATACACAACTCAAAAACTTCAAAGTAAAATAG
- a CDS encoding carboxypeptidase-like regulatory domain-containing protein, translated as MNKRLEISIPKSCSENWAGMTQVAGGKYCTSCQKKVTDFTDFNEKAIQEWFLLHQNEKVCGRFLKSQLVVQAEPKVSVWDMVRTKILAASVLLFPFVLKASPNLPVQKQTITVTPVQEHTATRTAEKQPQPADSLRTIKGIVLDKNTRESLRGAEVTIKGTRIRSFADSTGNFQISFSKDVKPVLVIVYLGYKTFEQEAGTDKFVALMRTEDTSKLMGEVCIVRRPSLFKKIIRPIKKSL; from the coding sequence ATGAATAAGCGCTTAGAAATCAGTATACCCAAAAGCTGCTCAGAGAACTGGGCCGGCATGACGCAAGTAGCAGGAGGAAAATACTGTACATCCTGCCAAAAAAAGGTCACTGATTTTACTGATTTCAATGAGAAAGCGATACAAGAGTGGTTTCTGCTGCACCAGAATGAAAAAGTATGCGGAAGGTTTCTCAAGAGTCAGCTGGTTGTACAGGCGGAACCGAAAGTGAGCGTATGGGATATGGTCAGAACGAAGATCCTTGCCGCCTCAGTTCTGTTGTTCCCTTTTGTGCTGAAAGCCTCCCCAAATTTGCCGGTACAAAAGCAAACCATAACAGTAACCCCAGTACAGGAACACACAGCAACCCGAACCGCTGAAAAGCAGCCACAGCCGGCAGACAGCCTGAGAACCATAAAGGGCATAGTTTTGGATAAAAATACAAGAGAGAGCCTGCGGGGAGCGGAAGTTACGATAAAGGGCACCAGAATCAGGTCATTCGCTGACAGTACAGGCAATTTTCAGATCAGTTTCAGTAAGGACGTCAAACCTGTACTGGTCATTGTATACCTTGGATATAAGACCTTTGAACAGGAGGCAGGTACCGATAAGTTCGTTGCATTAATGAGAACTGAAGACACTTCAAAACTCATGGGAGAGGTCTGCATTGTCAGAAGGCCAAGTCTCTTCAAAAAGATAATCCGACCTATCAAAAAAAGCCTCTAA